The uncultured Methanomethylovorans sp. genome contains a region encoding:
- the rnhB gene encoding ribonuclease HII: MKIAGIDEAGKGPVIGPMCIGGVLADKEKLDSLKNLGVADSKKLAPKKREHLAHQIRKYAQKVYIFEVSPSQIDELRKVMTMNQIMVLGFSRVLEELQPDMAYVDAADVNATRFGTNLKAQYAKKYPEKANELSVVSEHQADATYPVVSAASIVAKVRRDELIKELGKKIGIDFGSGYPSDPKTQRFLEDWSREHDTLPEFVRHSWKTAENVLKRK; this comes from the coding sequence ATGAAGATAGCAGGAATAGATGAAGCCGGAAAGGGACCTGTGATTGGTCCTATGTGCATAGGTGGAGTACTTGCTGATAAAGAAAAGCTAGATTCTCTAAAGAACCTGGGAGTAGCTGATTCCAAAAAACTCGCACCGAAGAAAAGAGAACATCTAGCACATCAGATAAGGAAATATGCACAAAAGGTCTACATTTTTGAAGTATCTCCCTCGCAGATAGATGAGTTGCGTAAGGTCATGACCATGAATCAGATAATGGTCCTTGGATTTTCAAGAGTACTTGAAGAATTGCAGCCTGATATGGCTTATGTCGATGCCGCAGATGTGAATGCAACAAGGTTTGGGACTAACCTTAAAGCACAATATGCAAAAAAGTATCCTGAAAAAGCTAATGAACTGTCAGTGGTTTCTGAGCACCAGGCTGATGCAACATATCCCGTAGTATCAGCCGCTTCTATTGTGGCTAAGGTCAGAAGGGATGAACTAATAAAAGAACTTGGAAAGAAAATCGGCATTGATTTTGGTAGCGGTTACCCTTCAGATCCAAAGACACAGCGGTTCCTGGAGGACTGGAGCAGAGAACATGATACTCTGCCAGAGTTTGTCAGGCATTCCTGGAAGACCGCTGAGAATGTACTAAAAAGAAAATAG
- the purQ gene encoding phosphoribosylformylglycinamidine synthase subunit PurQ, protein MTIAIVQFGGSNCDQDVLHVLKDVVGLDARLVWYKEENLSGFEGVVIPGGFSYGDYLRAGAIAARTPIMESVKKLAAEGKPVLGICNGFQVLTESGLLAGALTTNMYPKFRCQPTCLRVESTETPFTSRFRKGELVRIPIAHMEGNFYANEATLSQLENDDLVVFRYVDAQGHVTDEVNPNGSQENIAGIVSTSRNVLGMMPHPERASEEILGSKDGLKVFQSMADCITGSA, encoded by the coding sequence ATGACCATTGCCATTGTCCAGTTCGGCGGCAGTAACTGCGATCAGGATGTACTCCATGTACTGAAAGATGTTGTTGGTCTGGATGCAAGACTTGTATGGTACAAAGAAGAAAACCTCTCTGGTTTTGAAGGCGTAGTGATTCCAGGCGGATTCTCTTACGGCGATTATCTCAGAGCCGGTGCTATAGCAGCTCGTACTCCCATAATGGAATCAGTGAAGAAACTGGCTGCGGAAGGGAAGCCCGTTCTTGGGATATGCAATGGCTTCCAGGTACTGACTGAATCTGGGCTGCTTGCAGGTGCTCTAACAACTAACATGTATCCCAAGTTTAGATGCCAGCCTACCTGTCTGCGTGTGGAAAGCACAGAAACCCCATTCACTTCCAGGTTTAGAAAAGGAGAATTAGTACGCATTCCTATAGCCCATATGGAAGGAAATTTTTATGCCAACGAGGCTACTCTGTCTCAGCTGGAGAACGATGATCTCGTAGTCTTCAGATATGTGGATGCACAAGGCCATGTTACTGATGAGGTAAACCCTAACGGTTCACAGGAGAATATTGCAGGGATTGTCAGCACTTCCCGAAATGTGCTGGGTATGATGCCACATCCGGAAAGAGCTTCAGAAGAAATCCTGGGCTCAAAGGATGGTCTTAAAGTATTCCAGTCAATGGCAGATTGCATAACAGGTTCTGCCTGA
- the purS gene encoding phosphoribosylformylglycinamidine synthase subunit PurS, translated as MRYEADVIIELKSGMLDPEGTTIKRALEHLGYTPESVKTSKKYTITLESKNIHDARENVEQMCQKLIANPIIHNYTITLREI; from the coding sequence ATGAGATATGAAGCTGATGTGATCATCGAATTAAAATCCGGTATGCTTGATCCGGAGGGCACTACTATTAAAAGAGCACTGGAACATCTGGGATATACTCCGGAAAGTGTTAAAACTTCAAAGAAATACACCATTACACTTGAATCAAAGAACATCCATGATGCAAGAGAGAATGTGGAACAAATGTGCCAGAAGCTCATTGCAAATCCAATAATACACAATTATACAATTACTTTGAGGGAAATCTGA
- a CDS encoding CDP-alcohol phosphatidyltransferase family protein, whose protein sequence is MISEGYIIFNKLKNTIRISILPLAKGIPVSPNMLTIIGLAVSIVTAMIFARGYVVLGGVFILLSGIFDVLDGGVARASNRITAFGAVLDSVCDRYADGIIFVGIIYGLLSRNIVSDQLFLIPDWLWCSLALIGSYLVSYTRARSEAAGAKSMNIGFAERPERMILLVLGAFTGYLVAAIVLIVVLTHITSLQRLIQAERSLRSGR, encoded by the coding sequence ATGATCAGCGAGGGATACATTATTTTCAATAAGTTAAAAAACACCATAAGGATATCCATATTACCACTAGCCAAAGGAATACCTGTTTCTCCGAACATGCTTACAATTATAGGTCTTGCTGTGAGCATTGTAACTGCAATGATCTTTGCCAGAGGCTATGTAGTGCTGGGTGGAGTGTTCATCCTTCTCAGCGGTATTTTTGATGTACTAGACGGTGGGGTGGCCAGAGCTTCAAATAGAATTACAGCCTTTGGAGCTGTATTGGATTCTGTATGTGACCGCTATGCAGATGGTATTATCTTTGTAGGTATTATTTATGGCCTGCTCAGCAGGAATATCGTTTCAGATCAGCTGTTCTTAATCCCTGATTGGCTCTGGTGTTCTCTTGCACTTATTGGTTCGTATCTCGTAAGCTATACCAGGGCACGTTCAGAGGCAGCCGGTGCTAAATCCATGAACATTGGCTTTGCAGAAAGACCAGAAAGGATGATACTTCTGGTCCTGGGTGCTTTCACAGGATATCTAGTTGCAGCAATTGTTTTGATAGTTGTTCTTACTCATATCACTTCTTTGCAAAGGTTGATACAGGCAGAACGCTCTTTAAGGTCTGGAAGATAA
- a CDS encoding diphthine--ammonia ligase codes for MCGITGFFNIENAAELTFRALHILADRGKDGTGAAGNGWVEYGYIPENLHLPHESNIIGHTLHSMVNFTRQPLVYEGIFASNCEIYNWKELAALFHIDASNDSDMLVKLIEQRLHNDNVNTSDPAAVMRNISNTLDMLRGVYAFVYWRGDVVYVARDIIGLKPLWYSLPEGFAFASEKKALKATGYMDIKELNPRELLAYDIHSGTVYRYTRNFFTIAPQHEGTFEDVAEQVQQLLENAVTIRFPDEPFGILFSGGLDSTILAYMCKKKGKVPGKDFKCYSAGLKDVQEPPDIEYAKKVAKALELELVVYQIDLEQVEEYLKTVVPLVEDTNVPKVGVALTMYTACKAAKEDGMRVMFSGSGADELFAGYDRHKRSTDISRDCYADILKIYEKNTYRDDVVSMYNNIEMRVPYLDRRFVEYGLKIPPAFKINEQENKLILRRVGERLGIPAEFTLRKKQAAQYGSRFDKAIDKLTKRAGYDTKTDYLKQFYEYPNLKLGVLFSSGKDSNYAMYIMQQQNYAIECLITIKSINPDSYMFHTPNIGLAQLQAEAMEIPLIEQITQGEKESELEDLKKAILRAKQEFGIEGVVTGALYSNYQRERIERICDELGLKVFSPLWHIDQEKEMRQLLALGFRFIFSSVAAYGLNSKWVGHIITENDIQRLVKLNEKIGLNVAGEGGEFESFVVDAPMYKKKIEIREFDVIELDEYTAKVAITDAVLVDKTEE; via the coding sequence ATGTGCGGCATTACTGGCTTTTTTAATATAGAAAACGCTGCTGAACTTACATTCAGGGCTTTGCATATACTGGCAGATCGCGGAAAAGATGGGACAGGAGCTGCAGGAAACGGGTGGGTTGAATATGGGTATATTCCTGAGAACCTGCACCTTCCGCATGAGAGCAATATCATTGGCCACACCCTACACTCCATGGTTAATTTTACCAGGCAGCCTCTTGTTTATGAAGGCATCTTTGCATCAAATTGCGAGATATATAACTGGAAGGAACTGGCAGCATTATTCCATATCGATGCTTCCAATGATTCGGATATGCTTGTAAAGCTCATAGAGCAAAGGCTGCACAATGACAATGTGAATACTTCAGACCCCGCAGCAGTGATGAGAAATATCAGCAACACCCTGGACATGCTCAGAGGTGTTTATGCATTTGTGTACTGGCGGGGAGATGTAGTTTATGTTGCAAGAGACATCATTGGTCTTAAACCTCTCTGGTATAGCCTTCCAGAAGGCTTTGCTTTTGCCTCTGAGAAAAAGGCATTGAAGGCTACAGGCTATATGGATATAAAAGAGCTCAACCCCAGGGAGCTCCTGGCTTATGACATCCATAGTGGAACAGTATATCGTTACACCCGGAATTTTTTCACAATAGCCCCGCAGCATGAAGGCACTTTTGAGGATGTAGCGGAACAAGTGCAACAGTTGCTTGAAAATGCTGTCACTATCCGTTTCCCCGATGAGCCCTTTGGAATACTGTTCTCCGGCGGCCTGGATTCCACAATCCTGGCTTACATGTGCAAGAAGAAGGGGAAAGTACCTGGAAAGGACTTTAAATGTTACAGTGCGGGCCTGAAAGACGTGCAGGAGCCTCCTGATATAGAATACGCAAAAAAGGTGGCGAAAGCACTCGAACTGGAACTTGTGGTATACCAGATCGACCTGGAACAGGTGGAAGAATACCTGAAAACTGTAGTTCCCTTGGTGGAAGATACGAATGTCCCCAAAGTTGGTGTGGCGCTGACCATGTACACTGCCTGCAAGGCGGCAAAAGAGGATGGAATGCGCGTGATGTTCTCCGGTTCAGGGGCAGATGAGCTGTTCGCCGGATACGACAGGCATAAACGTTCCACTGACATCAGCAGGGATTGTTATGCCGATATTCTGAAGATATACGAGAAGAATACCTACAGGGACGATGTTGTATCCATGTACAACAACATCGAGATGCGAGTGCCTTATCTTGATAGAAGGTTCGTGGAATACGGACTTAAGATACCTCCGGCTTTCAAGATAAATGAACAGGAGAACAAGCTAATCCTGCGCAGAGTAGGAGAAAGGCTTGGTATACCTGCAGAGTTCACCCTAAGGAAGAAACAGGCTGCACAGTATGGTAGCAGATTCGATAAAGCCATAGACAAGCTTACTAAAAGGGCAGGCTATGACACCAAGACCGATTACCTGAAACAGTTCTATGAATATCCCAATCTGAAACTAGGAGTGCTGTTCAGTTCAGGCAAGGACAGCAATTATGCCATGTATATTATGCAGCAGCAAAACTATGCCATTGAGTGTCTGATCACTATAAAGAGCATCAATCCTGATTCTTATATGTTCCACACCCCAAATATCGGCCTGGCGCAATTGCAGGCAGAAGCTATGGAAATCCCTCTCATAGAACAGATAACTCAGGGTGAGAAGGAAAGCGAACTGGAGGATCTGAAAAAGGCCATTCTTCGGGCCAAACAGGAATTCGGCATAGAAGGAGTTGTTACCGGAGCCCTGTACTCCAATTACCAGAGGGAGCGGATCGAGCGGATATGCGATGAACTGGGACTCAAAGTATTTTCCCCCCTGTGGCATATCGACCAGGAAAAAGAGATGAGGCAATTGCTTGCCCTTGGTTTCAGGTTCATTTTCAGCAGTGTGGCAGCCTATGGCCTGAACAGTAAATGGGTAGGACACATTATTACGGAAAACGACATACAACGCCTAGTGAAACTTAACGAGAAGATCGGCCTCAACGTTGCCGGTGAAGGCGGCGAGTTTGAAAGCTTCGTGGTGGACGCGCCTATGTACAAAAAAAAGATCGAGATCCGCGAATTTGATGTTATCGAGCTTGACGAGTACACTGCAAAGGTCGCTATAACGGATGCTGTGCTGGTGGATAAGACTGAAGAATGA
- a CDS encoding (Fe-S)-binding protein, with the protein MDNLQELADLCIDCKNCWDVCPVNMVTEGNIYTPQGKIRSLSKIIAGEELTEDEFNNIYLSTRCGACDDVCPVDIPITKIIQYERKLLAKQGKEPAKTTLISKNILEKNSPGGKDPALRLSWVTEDLDIAEKSDVAYMAGCWVSYSHPEIAQSTIRLLNKAGIKPMILKEEKCCGIFLIDSGHLDDVAAHAKKYMEYIESLGVKKLLVSCPGCYHSIRDSYAELCREPKFEVELTMNVFKELLEEGKLKPQKLNRTVAIRDACPIRHLSAVPRDILKTIGVEVLELFDGKTRCCGGPGGLKPNFPQISGDIAMMSVNRYKEISDTLVSYCPFCMHHTEGVCKDRNEELNMKDISVLLAESVLGK; encoded by the coding sequence ATGGATAATTTACAGGAACTTGCTGATCTATGTATCGATTGTAAGAATTGCTGGGATGTGTGCCCTGTGAATATGGTTACAGAAGGCAATATCTATACTCCTCAGGGCAAGATCAGGTCATTGTCCAAGATCATTGCAGGGGAGGAGCTTACAGAGGATGAGTTTAATAACATTTATCTTTCCACACGGTGTGGTGCATGCGATGATGTATGCCCTGTAGATATTCCCATTACGAAGATTATCCAATATGAACGGAAGCTTTTGGCTAAGCAGGGCAAGGAGCCTGCAAAAACCACTCTTATCTCAAAGAACATTCTGGAAAAGAATAGTCCTGGAGGTAAGGACCCCGCTTTGAGATTATCATGGGTGACAGAAGATCTTGATATTGCTGAAAAGTCGGATGTGGCTTACATGGCCGGATGCTGGGTATCCTACAGCCATCCGGAAATTGCTCAGTCTACCATCAGATTGCTCAACAAGGCAGGCATAAAGCCGATGATATTGAAAGAGGAGAAATGTTGCGGTATTTTTCTCATTGATAGCGGGCATCTGGATGATGTTGCAGCACATGCCAAGAAGTATATGGAATACATCGAGTCCCTGGGCGTGAAAAAGCTGCTTGTCTCCTGTCCGGGATGCTATCACAGCATCAGGGATTCGTATGCCGAGCTGTGCAGAGAGCCGAAGTTTGAAGTGGAGCTTACCATGAACGTCTTCAAAGAACTTCTGGAAGAGGGCAAACTGAAGCCTCAAAAGCTGAACAGGACAGTGGCTATCAGGGATGCCTGTCCGATACGCCATCTTTCAGCTGTGCCCAGGGACATCCTCAAGACCATCGGTGTGGAAGTCCTCGAGCTGTTCGATGGCAAGACAAGGTGCTGCGGTGGTCCGGGTGGCCTTAAGCCCAACTTCCCTCAGATCTCAGGCGATATCGCAATGATGTCTGTCAACAGGTACAAGGAGATCTCGGACACTCTGGTCTCTTATTGCCCGTTCTGCATGCACCACACCGAAGGCGTCTGCAAGGACCGCAACGAAGAACTGAATATGAAGGACATCTCGGTGCTGCTGGCTGAGAGTGTGCTGGGGAAGTGA
- a CDS encoding DUF523 and DUF1722 domain-containing protein: protein MRQFPRPIVVVSRCLEFDKVRYDGQVLHSRIVRDLEPFVDYIKVCPEVEIGLGVPREPIRIVRKDGSYRLIQPATGEDLTDRMNSFSEVFIEELHGVDGFIFKSKSPTIGLRNIKVYAGVENAPVVERSTGFFAGKLLEMYPGYPLEEEDRLRNTRIRQHFLTHLYTFAGLRELRKSANLVDVQDFLSRNEFLFLAYNKDIQKKMFELVQDGAKPIDNVLDELESLLKQLMVKPPDHQANIEAARAMFQLVAIDLSKKENKFFEAVLGRYEQNKICFSTVLELLKLHFLVSGKDPAYHSLLLPYPEELILEVDEDRDKDFWK, encoded by the coding sequence ATGAGACAATTTCCAAGACCTATAGTAGTAGTGAGCAGATGTCTGGAATTTGACAAGGTACGGTATGACGGACAGGTACTACACTCTCGGATCGTCAGGGACCTGGAACCGTTCGTTGACTACATAAAAGTCTGCCCGGAAGTGGAGATCGGGCTCGGGGTGCCGCGTGAGCCCATCCGGATAGTGCGTAAGGATGGATCTTACAGGCTCATTCAACCAGCTACCGGTGAAGATCTCACAGATAGAATGAACTCTTTTAGTGAGGTTTTCATAGAGGAACTGCACGGAGTGGATGGTTTCATATTCAAGTCCAAGTCACCGACCATAGGTCTTCGCAACATCAAGGTATATGCAGGTGTGGAGAATGCACCGGTGGTGGAAAGAAGCACCGGCTTCTTTGCAGGAAAACTGTTGGAAATGTATCCTGGATATCCTCTGGAAGAGGAGGACAGGCTGCGCAATACCAGGATAAGGCAGCATTTCCTCACTCATCTGTATACATTTGCAGGTCTACGGGAGCTCAGGAAGTCTGCAAACCTGGTGGATGTGCAGGATTTTCTGAGTAGGAACGAATTCCTTTTCCTAGCCTATAATAAGGATATACAGAAAAAGATGTTCGAACTTGTGCAGGATGGAGCAAAGCCGATCGACAATGTACTGGACGAACTGGAATCGCTGCTCAAGCAGTTGATGGTAAAGCCACCTGATCATCAGGCAAACATAGAGGCTGCAAGGGCGATGTTCCAGTTGGTAGCTATTGATCTGTCTAAAAAGGAAAATAAGTTCTTCGAGGCTGTGCTTGGTCGTTACGAGCAGAACAAGATATGTTTCAGTACAGTTCTGGAATTGCTGAAGCTGCATTTCCTTGTGTCTGGTAAGGACCCTGCATACCATTCATTGCTATTACCTTATCCCGAAGAGTTAATACTCGAAGTTGACGAAGATAGGGATAAGGATTTTTGGAAATAA
- a CDS encoding aminoacyl-histidine dipeptidase, with product MDQRTQSILSIFEQINSIPRCSKHEGNISNWLKEWALFHGLSVKFDSVNNVVITVPPSPGYEKSPTIVIQGHMDMVCEKVESSLHDFSRDSIKSVYDGDWLRADGTTLGADNGIALAMALELARDPGIRHPTLELLFTVDEETSMQGANALTFDFISGQIFLNLDSEEEGVFIVGCAGGVTTSIEMSLECVPIPESYSICMLVAEGMAGGHSGVDIHEKRANANKVLAAAIYKLMDLKDSNIMLMSVDGGKAHNAIPRYSHAILACPVDILPLMESSVAQLENEFSSEYAEREPGLILRLEEVHKDDAYRAIAPNIAKKLVQMLLDLPYGVASMSSAMPDLVETSSNLAVIKTAQDNFTIVTSQRSSDMAKLGGLTDRINSMARLAGARVHNSEGYPSWKPNMSSSLLRKCEDVYESLFGEKPEVEVIHAGLECAVIGSKFAGLDMISFGPTIKNPHSPDERLYIPSVSRTWEFLVALLASFR from the coding sequence ATGGACCAGCGTACACAAAGCATTCTTTCTATTTTTGAACAGATTAACAGCATTCCGCGATGTTCCAAACATGAAGGTAACATATCTAATTGGCTCAAGGAATGGGCTTTATTCCACGGACTTAGTGTTAAGTTTGATAGCGTTAATAATGTCGTAATAACTGTTCCTCCATCTCCCGGTTATGAGAAATCCCCTACGATAGTCATACAGGGTCACATGGATATGGTATGTGAGAAAGTGGAATCATCTCTTCATGACTTTAGTCGTGATTCCATTAAATCGGTTTACGATGGCGACTGGCTTCGAGCAGATGGAACAACTCTGGGCGCAGACAATGGTATTGCCCTTGCCATGGCACTTGAACTTGCCAGGGATCCAGGTATTAGGCATCCGACATTGGAATTACTCTTTACTGTGGATGAGGAAACATCCATGCAGGGTGCCAATGCCCTTACTTTTGATTTTATCTCAGGGCAGATATTCCTTAATCTTGATTCTGAAGAAGAAGGTGTATTCATTGTGGGCTGTGCAGGCGGTGTTACTACCAGCATTGAGATGAGTCTGGAATGTGTCCCTATACCTGAGTCTTATAGTATATGTATGCTAGTTGCTGAAGGCATGGCTGGCGGTCATTCCGGTGTGGATATTCATGAAAAAAGAGCGAATGCCAATAAAGTGCTTGCAGCAGCCATTTATAAACTTATGGATCTAAAGGATTCAAATATAATGTTAATGTCTGTTGATGGGGGTAAGGCTCACAATGCCATTCCCAGATACTCACATGCGATCCTGGCTTGTCCTGTGGATATCCTGCCACTAATGGAATCAAGTGTTGCACAACTGGAAAATGAATTCTCTTCGGAGTATGCTGAAAGAGAGCCAGGATTAATTCTGCGGCTTGAAGAGGTTCACAAGGATGATGCATATCGGGCAATTGCTCCCAATATTGCAAAGAAGCTTGTGCAAATGTTGCTGGATCTGCCCTATGGAGTGGCTTCCATGTCATCTGCTATGCCTGATCTTGTGGAGACATCCAGCAATCTTGCAGTCATCAAAACTGCACAGGACAATTTCACCATTGTCACAAGCCAACGAAGTTCCGATATGGCTAAGCTTGGGGGGCTTACTGATCGAATAAACTCAATGGCAAGGTTAGCAGGAGCAAGAGTACATAACAGTGAAGGCTATCCTTCATGGAAACCGAACATGTCATCATCTTTGCTGCGGAAATGTGAAGATGTCTATGAGTCCCTCTTTGGTGAAAAGCCGGAGGTGGAAGTCATACATGCAGGTCTTGAATGTGCTGTAATCGGTTCCAAGTTCGCGGGTCTTGATATGATCTCATTCGGACCTACCATAAAGAATCCGCATTCACCGGATGAACGGCTCTACATTCCTTCCGTATCACGGACATGGGAGTTCCTGGTAGCGCTGCTTGCTTCATTCAGGTGA
- a CDS encoding O-acetyl-ADP-ribose deacetylase, which yields MLKIAEKISVIMDDIVIQNVDAIVNAANNSLLGGGGVDGAIHRAAGPELLEECRKIGGCPTGEAKITKGYNLPAKWVIHTVGPIWKGGAYEEDKMLYCAYQSSLELAQQYEVKSIAFPGISIGAYGFPVERAAKIAVKAVLDFLMEVDTINKVILICYNKNIFDMYSTALQDRVRILQ from the coding sequence GTGTTGAAAATAGCTGAAAAGATATCGGTCATAATGGATGACATAGTGATACAGAATGTTGATGCCATCGTTAACGCAGCAAACAATTCTCTTCTTGGAGGAGGAGGAGTTGATGGAGCAATTCATAGGGCAGCTGGTCCGGAGTTGCTTGAAGAATGCCGCAAAATTGGAGGATGCCCTACAGGAGAGGCAAAAATTACCAAAGGATACAACCTGCCTGCAAAATGGGTGATACATACTGTAGGACCGATATGGAAAGGTGGAGCATACGAAGAAGACAAAATGCTCTATTGTGCATACCAGAGTTCACTGGAACTTGCACAACAATATGAAGTTAAATCTATCGCATTCCCCGGAATCAGCATAGGTGCTTATGGTTTTCCTGTTGAAAGAGCAGCTAAGATTGCTGTGAAGGCAGTACTGGATTTCCTAATGGAAGTCGACACAATTAACAAAGTAATCCTGATATGTTATAACAAGAATATTTTTGATATGTATTCAACTGCATTACAAGATCGAGTAAGAATCTTACAATGA
- a CDS encoding type 1 glutamine amidotransferase, with product MTVLIIKNCSREGPGVLGEILYNNKIEAEIIDLENGEEIPDPTKSEALIVMGGPASANDITKTMKQEIVRIEQAIKAGVPYLGVCLGMQALVKACGGKVIRSPVKEVGWKDLQGNKNSVKLTEQGKNDPIFSGLETTLPIFQLHGETVETTDSMQLLAAGKHCTNQVIKIGNNAYGFQGHLEMTTVLLDTWLAEDDDLKRLSPEEVKRDYATVRNEYESNSKMLFNNFLKIARLI from the coding sequence ATGACAGTCCTGATCATCAAGAACTGCTCCAGAGAAGGGCCTGGAGTCTTGGGAGAAATACTCTACAATAATAAAATAGAAGCTGAGATTATTGACCTTGAAAATGGAGAAGAAATACCTGATCCTACAAAATCTGAAGCTCTTATAGTAATGGGTGGCCCAGCCAGCGCAAATGATATCACCAAAACAATGAAACAGGAAATTGTCAGAATAGAACAGGCAATAAAGGCAGGTGTGCCATATCTGGGAGTTTGCCTTGGTATGCAGGCCCTTGTAAAAGCTTGTGGTGGCAAAGTTATAAGGAGCCCTGTAAAAGAAGTCGGATGGAAAGATCTACAAGGAAATAAAAATTCAGTAAAACTTACTGAGCAAGGAAAAAATGACCCTATTTTCTCAGGATTGGAGACAACACTACCTATATTCCAGCTCCATGGCGAAACAGTGGAAACGACAGACAGCATGCAGCTCTTAGCAGCTGGAAAGCATTGTACAAACCAGGTGATTAAAATTGGAAACAATGCCTACGGATTCCAGGGACACCTAGAGATGACAACGGTACTACTAGATACATGGCTTGCTGAAGATGACGACCTAAAACGACTTTCACCAGAAGAAGTAAAAAGAGACTATGCTACTGTAAGAAATGAATACGAAAGCAACTCAAAAATGTTATTCAACAATTTTTTAAAGATAGCAAGACTAATTTAG